One genomic segment of Paenibacillus xylanexedens includes these proteins:
- the loaP gene encoding antiterminator LoaP — protein MKWYVLFVKNGEEDYVKLQIQNYIGTIGCNCCIPKRMVPEKKNGKVNHVVKKMFPGYVFIQTKMDFCKYNKLKKIPHIIAFLNYCNKKDIIFDAAVENEDAFFKSITDNEMKLLLELLNPQNDTMEYSKFCLDQGNLNIVSGPLIGKEDRIRKIDKRKQRAKITINIMGKEKYVDIGFEASDTRLDDLLS, from the coding sequence ATGAAATGGTATGTTTTATTTGTTAAAAATGGTGAGGAAGACTATGTGAAACTTCAAATTCAAAATTATATAGGAACAATAGGATGCAATTGTTGCATTCCGAAAAGAATGGTACCGGAAAAGAAAAATGGTAAGGTCAATCATGTTGTAAAAAAAATGTTTCCTGGCTACGTTTTTATACAAACAAAGATGGACTTCTGCAAATACAACAAACTCAAGAAAATACCTCACATAATTGCATTCCTCAATTATTGTAATAAAAAGGATATTATATTTGATGCCGCTGTTGAAAATGAAGATGCATTTTTCAAGTCCATCACAGATAATGAAATGAAATTGCTCTTAGAACTATTAAATCCTCAAAATGATACTATGGAATATTCGAAATTTTGCTTGGATCAAGGGAATCTGAATATTGTATCTGGGCCATTAATTGGAAAGGAGGACCGCATAAGGAAAATCGATAAGCGGAAGCAACGAGCAAAAATCACAATTAATATTATGGGTAAAGAGAAATATGTTGATATTGGTTTCGAAGCATCGGATACTAGGCTAGATGATTTGCTAAGTTAA
- a CDS encoding GNAT family N-acetyltransferase — protein MNYNIVESNMEDANFIEERIVEFNASNVPFTAPIPFSKINKNIKNENGEIIAGINCVYYAWHCLLIDALWVNSDYRNNGLGTDLLNSIELSAKEFGIKLIHVDTFDFQAKDFYIKLGYEVFGVQNDCPPGHKRYYLQKTI, from the coding sequence ATGAATTATAATATTGTGGAGAGTAACATGGAGGACGCTAATTTTATTGAAGAGAGAATCGTAGAATTTAATGCATCAAATGTACCATTTACTGCACCTATACCTTTCTCAAAAATAAATAAGAATATTAAGAACGAGAACGGGGAAATTATTGCAGGGATAAATTGTGTATACTATGCTTGGCATTGTTTACTCATCGATGCCCTTTGGGTAAATTCCGATTATAGAAATAATGGGCTCGGTACGGATTTGTTAAACAGTATTGAGCTTAGCGCAAAAGAGTTTGGAATAAAGCTAATTCATGTTGATACATTTGATTTTCAAGCTAAAGACTTTTACATCAAACTTGGATACGAGGTTTTTGGAGTCCAAAATGACTGCCCACCTGGACATAAACGTTATTATCTGCAAAAAACAATCTAA
- a CDS encoding acyl-CoA dehydrogenase family protein produces MTFTSIFLDEAKEFSECHIRPIAKQMDEKEAISLELVTMFAQKGYLSLPFSEKFGGKSMSPVQYGLFIEEIGKACCTMRTLLTVQTSLVGETLAKYGSEEQQNKWLTQIITGKGIGAFALTEPEIGSDASQVKTTYENCGKGYKITGKKKWISFGDIANFFIVIAQNAGKVSAFIIDKETEGVTTSPIKGLLAGRATHIAEITFDQVLIPKENLIGPEGGGFSFVVNSALDQGRYSVAWGGVAIAQECLEQMVRYACSRTQFSTPIINHQLIQKMIGDAITEINAARAFCKSVGGLRQNNDWTAIEMTGMAKYFASKVAVTVSSDALQIHGGNGFYNEYSIERLFREAKVLEVIEGTSQIQQQSASKFAIQVYGH; encoded by the coding sequence ATGACATTCACATCTATATTTCTAGACGAGGCTAAGGAGTTTTCGGAATGCCATATAAGACCGATAGCCAAACAAATGGATGAGAAAGAAGCCATCTCTCTAGAGTTAGTCACTATGTTCGCTCAAAAAGGATACTTATCATTGCCTTTTTCTGAAAAATTTGGTGGAAAATCGATGAGTCCTGTACAATATGGATTATTCATTGAAGAAATAGGAAAGGCATGTTGTACAATGAGAACCCTTCTTACTGTCCAAACTTCATTGGTTGGCGAGACATTGGCGAAATATGGTTCCGAGGAGCAGCAAAACAAATGGCTGACGCAAATTATAACGGGTAAAGGTATCGGAGCCTTTGCACTGACTGAGCCTGAGATTGGAAGTGATGCTTCTCAAGTTAAGACAACATACGAGAATTGTGGAAAAGGATATAAAATCACTGGCAAGAAAAAATGGATATCATTTGGGGATATTGCAAATTTCTTTATTGTAATTGCACAAAATGCAGGTAAAGTATCGGCTTTTATAATTGATAAGGAAACAGAGGGGGTCACGACATCACCTATTAAAGGATTATTAGCTGGTCGGGCGACTCATATAGCTGAAATAACGTTTGACCAAGTTCTGATACCTAAAGAAAATTTAATTGGTCCGGAAGGAGGTGGATTTTCTTTTGTAGTAAATTCTGCTCTAGATCAAGGACGCTATAGTGTTGCATGGGGAGGTGTTGCGATCGCACAAGAATGTTTAGAACAAATGGTACGTTATGCATGTTCAAGAACTCAATTTAGTACTCCAATTATTAATCATCAGTTGATTCAGAAGATGATAGGTGATGCTATAACTGAAATAAATGCTGCACGAGCATTTTGTAAGAGTGTTGGAGGGCTTCGTCAAAATAATGATTGGACAGCTATAGAAATGACGGGAATGGCCAAATACTTTGCATCAAAAGTGGCAGTAACAGTATCAAGTGATGCTTTACAAATTCATGGTGGCAATGGGTTTTACAATGAATATTCCATTGAAAGACTCTTTCGGGAAGCGAAAGTATTAGAGGTAATTGAAGGCACATCGCAGATTCAACAACAGAGTGCCTCGAAATTTGCCATTCAAGTGTATGGTCATTAA
- a CDS encoding non-ribosomal peptide synthetase, protein MSRVEIDNIYPLTPMQKGILYDSLVQKNPKAYILQITQNVHGRVNQNVLKKSFELLIAKHEALRTVIIHDRLGDPLQVVLKSRNADFSWLNLDYASYQVYLSEDITRGFNVMKDPLIRMSVVELSEGHFKFVWTWHHIIMDGWCIGILIKDFMKFYYDDGVDPSQCGSEMSSKLDYIDWIQQQDWDKAKLFWKEYLTGYETNLSLPAHTNAKQVKYEGEEIEFVLDGKRLDEMKELARKCGVTFYSMFQGLWGILLGKYNYSNDVVFGTVVSGRPAHLNNIENTVDLFINTIPTRINIQNNSSFSNWIKTVHVDAINSVPFQSCPLYEIQSCSDLKDQLIHHIVVFENYPMEDQLNIYGEDFSVKGEDYFEQFTYNFSVVISMDEVMRLQFKYNSNVYEKRMVEELYTHFIRIVDNIINNPLIALDQISMITLEESPEILKLNNKNLEYNKDMTIHQLIEEQVKRTPDATAIICGNEKISYKELNDKADKLAHILNNLGVKPNSVVGLCIERSIDMLVALLGILKSGAAYLPIDPEFPTERREYMLRHSQVEILVTDSTHLDLSIGAQSIICIDVSSIGHEALITKPVINSCKADDLAYLIYTSGSTGEPKGVMIEHRAAHNFIQAISQSIEFRVGQSILALTTISFDISFLELIVPLTHGMRVVIGRKQEVVNPKSIFQLMERYDISMVQMTPSRLELLLLGPEAKSYLNKLDYLLIGGEVLHNNTLNELYDLTNPKLLNLYGPTETTIWSALKEIKGETRSNIIGVPIANTQIYITDRDMKILPSGLIGELCIGGDGLARGYFNKEDLTKEQFPYVKSLNQRLYRTGDMAKLLQNGDIEFIGRMDNQVKIRGYRIELEEIESALLGVSGIEQAAVDIFTNMDGSKYVRSFFVTNQELNIDEIRLFLGNKLPEYMIPSKFIRSKELPLTPNGKLNRRALSTLAEQYELNIVNLPRTEMEKAIAEVWSKLLDVTLIDVDQSFFDIGGHSITALRFEYEMEQLGLPLKVTDLNKFKTISRLASFAVDNQHITSSRENADEGDWPIVEIMEEKDESSVIIENIEPYNKVFYKSCFYNSLFPLIELYRNNVETFLSNDWIVFKWDKEDPFFADINNYLPMQSLEELLSQQNISMVTKKYTEDIIDEIIRSLKQKKPVIIWVDCYHESIRQETYQKVHLPHTWLVYGYNADLRVFYIIEHLNQFSLNYAPQMISYEDLKNCYNGFKNQFGDHYDGPLYYEFCDFMDPTIQHESKITDRGEQLQKHLQCNRQLADQGIEDLNSYIYFFESTLLCDFQCLLDHAEEVIDQLTRQMNTKHLERVRDEIIFGKHSCMLIERLAELWTEVRNNVVKLIYSGRITERQKETLSETFANILQFEMDYLHEWYEGIPIKTREIN, encoded by the coding sequence ATGAGTAGAGTAGAAATAGATAACATCTATCCGTTGACTCCAATGCAAAAAGGTATACTGTATGATTCTTTAGTACAAAAAAATCCTAAGGCCTATATTTTACAAATTACGCAGAATGTACATGGCAGAGTGAATCAAAATGTATTAAAGAAAAGCTTTGAGTTATTGATAGCCAAGCATGAGGCATTACGAACGGTCATTATACATGATAGACTTGGTGATCCACTACAGGTTGTATTGAAGTCTCGCAATGCTGATTTTTCTTGGTTGAACCTGGATTACGCAAGTTACCAGGTTTATTTGTCCGAGGATATTACTAGAGGGTTCAATGTAATGAAGGATCCATTAATTCGAATGTCAGTAGTTGAGCTATCGGAGGGGCATTTTAAATTCGTATGGACGTGGCATCATATTATTATGGACGGTTGGTGTATCGGAATTTTGATCAAAGACTTTATGAAATTTTACTATGATGATGGAGTGGATCCAAGTCAGTGTGGTTCTGAAATGTCCTCAAAATTAGATTATATTGATTGGATACAGCAGCAAGATTGGGACAAGGCTAAACTATTCTGGAAAGAATACTTAACAGGGTACGAAACCAATCTCTCTTTGCCGGCCCATACTAATGCAAAACAGGTTAAGTATGAGGGTGAAGAAATTGAATTTGTTTTAGATGGGAAACGTTTGGATGAAATGAAGGAACTGGCTAGAAAGTGCGGTGTTACTTTCTATTCAATGTTCCAAGGGTTATGGGGAATTTTACTAGGGAAATATAATTATTCAAATGATGTTGTATTCGGTACCGTCGTTTCTGGACGTCCAGCTCATTTGAATAATATTGAAAATACGGTAGATCTGTTTATCAATACAATACCGACTAGAATTAATATCCAAAATAATTCTTCCTTTTCTAATTGGATTAAGACAGTCCATGTTGATGCAATTAACTCGGTACCTTTTCAGTCTTGTCCTTTGTATGAGATTCAATCTTGTTCCGATTTGAAGGATCAACTAATCCACCACATTGTTGTATTTGAAAATTATCCTATGGAAGACCAGTTGAATATTTATGGTGAGGATTTCTCTGTCAAAGGTGAGGATTACTTCGAGCAGTTCACCTACAACTTCTCAGTAGTTATTTCTATGGATGAGGTAATGCGTTTACAATTCAAGTATAATTCGAATGTTTATGAAAAGAGGATGGTAGAAGAGCTATACACTCATTTTATTCGAATTGTCGATAATATTATTAATAATCCGTTAATAGCTTTAGATCAAATTTCAATGATTACTTTAGAAGAAAGTCCTGAAATCTTAAAACTTAACAATAAAAACCTAGAATACAATAAAGATATGACTATTCATCAATTAATTGAAGAACAAGTTAAGCGTACGCCTGATGCTACAGCAATTATTTGTGGTAACGAAAAGATTTCTTATAAAGAACTAAATGATAAAGCTGATAAATTAGCCCATATATTGAATAATTTAGGTGTTAAACCAAACTCAGTTGTAGGATTATGCATTGAACGTTCCATAGATATGCTCGTCGCCTTATTGGGAATTCTTAAATCAGGCGCTGCTTATTTGCCTATTGATCCAGAATTTCCTACAGAACGTAGAGAATATATGTTAAGACATAGTCAAGTTGAGATTCTTGTTACAGATTCGACACATCTAGACCTGTCAATAGGAGCACAATCAATCATTTGCATAGATGTTTCTTCGATTGGGCATGAAGCACTTATCACTAAGCCTGTAATAAACAGTTGCAAAGCGGATGACTTAGCTTATCTAATATATACCTCTGGATCTACCGGGGAGCCTAAAGGTGTAATGATAGAGCATCGGGCAGCTCATAATTTTATTCAAGCAATAAGCCAGTCTATTGAGTTTCGAGTAGGTCAATCCATATTGGCACTGACTACGATATCGTTTGATATTTCTTTTTTGGAGCTTATTGTGCCCTTGACTCATGGGATGAGGGTCGTGATTGGGCGTAAACAAGAAGTCGTGAACCCTAAGTCCATTTTTCAACTGATGGAGCGTTATGATATTTCTATGGTTCAAATGACACCTTCCCGGTTGGAACTTCTCCTCCTCGGGCCAGAGGCAAAGAGTTATTTGAACAAGTTAGACTATTTACTTATTGGTGGTGAGGTACTTCACAACAATACGCTAAATGAGTTGTATGATCTGACGAACCCTAAGTTGCTGAATTTGTATGGACCAACAGAAACGACAATCTGGTCTGCACTTAAGGAAATTAAAGGTGAAACGCGATCCAATATTATTGGAGTGCCGATTGCAAATACTCAGATCTATATTACAGACAGAGACATGAAGATACTTCCGTCAGGTTTAATTGGCGAATTATGTATAGGTGGCGATGGGTTAGCTAGAGGTTATTTCAACAAAGAAGATCTTACGAAAGAGCAATTTCCGTATGTCAAGTCACTTAATCAACGGCTATATCGCACAGGGGATATGGCGAAGCTATTGCAGAATGGTGATATTGAATTTATCGGAAGAATGGACAACCAAGTTAAAATTCGCGGATATCGAATAGAGCTAGAAGAGATCGAAAGTGCATTGCTTGGTGTTAGTGGAATAGAGCAAGCTGCTGTTGATATTTTTACAAATATGGATGGAAGTAAATACGTTCGCTCCTTTTTTGTTACAAACCAGGAGTTAAATATTGATGAGATAAGATTATTTCTTGGCAATAAGCTCCCTGAATATATGATTCCTTCTAAATTTATCAGGTCAAAAGAGTTACCGCTTACTCCAAATGGTAAATTAAACAGAAGAGCTTTATCTACTCTTGCAGAACAATATGAACTAAATATTGTGAATCTGCCAAGGACAGAAATGGAGAAAGCAATAGCTGAAGTCTGGTCGAAGCTATTGGATGTTACATTGATTGATGTTGATCAATCTTTCTTTGATATTGGAGGGCATTCTATTACGGCTCTTAGATTTGAATATGAAATGGAGCAACTTGGTTTACCACTAAAAGTAACCGACTTAAATAAGTTCAAAACAATAAGTAGGCTCGCGTCCTTCGCTGTTGATAATCAACATATAACATCAAGTAGAGAGAACGCAGATGAGGGTGATTGGCCGATAGTGGAAATCATGGAGGAGAAGGATGAGAGTTCTGTCATCATTGAAAATATAGAGCCATACAATAAGGTGTTTTATAAAAGCTGTTTTTATAATTCGTTATTTCCATTGATAGAGCTTTATCGTAATAATGTTGAAACTTTTCTTTCTAATGATTGGATTGTTTTCAAATGGGACAAGGAGGATCCATTTTTTGCAGATATAAATAACTATCTCCCTATGCAGTCGCTAGAAGAGTTGCTGAGTCAGCAAAATATTTCGATGGTAACCAAAAAGTATACTGAAGACATTATAGATGAAATTATAAGATCGTTGAAACAGAAAAAGCCAGTTATTATATGGGTTGATTGCTATCATGAGTCAATTCGACAAGAAACTTATCAAAAAGTTCATTTACCGCATACGTGGCTAGTGTATGGATACAATGCTGATTTGAGAGTTTTTTATATTATTGAGCATTTGAATCAATTTAGTCTTAATTATGCTCCGCAAATGATTTCGTATGAAGATTTAAAGAATTGCTACAATGGTTTTAAAAATCAATTTGGGGATCATTATGATGGACCTTTATATTATGAATTCTGTGATTTCATGGACCCTACAATACAACACGAATCGAAAATAACAGATAGAGGGGAGCAGCTCCAAAAGCATTTACAGTGCAACAGGCAATTGGCAGACCAAGGAATTGAGGACTTAAACTCGTATATTTATTTCTTTGAATCTACATTATTATGTGATTTCCAGTGTCTGTTGGATCATGCTGAAGAAGTAATTGATCAACTTACCCGCCAAATGAATACGAAACATTTGGAGAGAGTTCGTGATGAGATTATCTTTGGCAAACATTCCTGTATGCTAATAGAACGATTGGCTGAATTATGGACAGAAGTACGCAATAATGTTGTAAAACTAATTTATAGCGGCAGAATAACCGAGAGACAAAAAGAAACCTTGAGCGAGACTTTTGCGAACATCCTTCAATTTGAAATGGATTACCTTCATGAATGGTATGAGGGAATACCAATAAAAACTAGGGAGATAAACTAA
- a CDS encoding non-ribosomal peptide synthetase: MKYNSITSQIMINDPSLASEKRFWETQLVGQHVSAFPPDFSSHMNPNMETLSFDMPQELLVCLREKVNNSDIGFFIYLLAALKWMLCKYRYTDTVIVGVPVFGLDSPNKRINDMLLVRSDIHSSLTVKEWLNLVKSNVLQADSNHNFPVVDYMQKIHVTNEVQGGIHTSIRMDGLHHQEYGQNLQHDCMIHIRHRETNIQIDFVYDAALYARESIEQVFQHWMYALQLFGNSSELQLNELELLTADGMKNQQHWASRDEWLGRGKTLIHTRFEEIARLYANRTAVVSEQEELSYQELNNRANILAHHLRDRGVKEGTIVGLMLERSIDMIVAILGVLKAGGAYLPLDAEYPQERLSYMLQESGASLMIADQPLDWDIGLIVLSEMNWNVVRGNLVPVNRDNDLAYMIFTSGTTGQPKGVMVEHKNVIQLLLANGKFNFGPMEVWSCCHSFCFDFSVWEMYGALLYGGKLIIVSKMTARNPRDLLNLLRREKVTILNQTPTSFNMISEEEMERQDTGLYLHTIIFGGEKLNPGILRKWKSKYPIVKLVNMYGITETTVHTTYKEIDEADIELGVSNIGVPLNHHSLLVLDDNMKRIPIGAIGELYVSGECLARGYKNNQALTDERFIPHPYKSGDKCYRTGDLVKWNRNTELVYIGRKDQQVKIRGHRIEIGEIEQTALHCPFVTDVFTKLIQDDDQQKLCLYYVSQPIVPNKELRQFFDDKLPAHMIPTYLISIPIMPITINGKVDKNQLPDPLSALSMPREIRRASEINERVVSDVWQSVLKVDELSLDDSFYELGGDSIKAIQIASRLHSQGMNVEVEHILKYPILADLIPFIDNCNDQVLHKVFTGETQLTPIQHWLFEYPHEFVNHYNQGVMLFSDQRFDAEVVEKIFKSITDRHDSLRMTFNICNNVIVPYINERSGKYFDLEVIDYRGVQDYRTQLECEADKLHSKINIQQGPLIKILIAKANHGDHLLIVIHHLIVDGVSWRILLEELDIELRSLKNGSLSVRRPTTSYHEWSNYLYELSESDTLQAQRGYWKFIKDCTQPIFERANGTSKFKPVETEVEVLFTVEETRVLVKEIHHAFNTRVHEILITALGIALHNFTGDTEFVIDLEGHGREVTDSGISLTKTIGWFTSIFPFHLKVSAQDLTGIIKQTKEQVRNIPNGGLGFGVLRYLQSPSIIDRSLDLKSDILFNYLGEFDSSIEGSIFSLSDINAGKPTHPDITSKYVLEINSLIVEEKLRVTFTYDSQQLDIGAIESFTRDYKEQIIKIMHFCKGRAKQEKTLSDFAYKQLTNDRLSAIQQYLENIN, encoded by the coding sequence GTGAAGTATAATTCTATCACTAGTCAAATCATGATTAACGATCCCAGCCTCGCTAGTGAAAAGAGATTTTGGGAAACGCAATTAGTCGGGCAGCATGTGAGCGCATTTCCCCCTGATTTCTCATCCCATATGAACCCTAACATGGAAACATTGAGTTTTGATATGCCTCAGGAATTGCTGGTTTGTCTGAGGGAAAAAGTGAATAATTCTGACATCGGATTTTTCATTTATTTGTTGGCAGCGTTGAAATGGATGCTTTGTAAGTATAGATATACGGATACAGTCATTGTTGGTGTACCTGTGTTTGGTTTAGATTCTCCTAATAAGAGAATTAATGACATGTTATTAGTTCGCTCGGACATACATTCTTCGCTGACAGTAAAAGAATGGCTTAATCTTGTTAAATCCAATGTATTACAGGCTGATTCGAACCATAACTTTCCAGTTGTTGATTATATGCAAAAGATTCATGTAACGAACGAAGTTCAGGGGGGTATCCATACTTCTATAAGAATGGATGGACTCCATCATCAAGAGTATGGCCAGAATTTGCAGCACGATTGCATGATTCATATTAGACATAGGGAGACAAATATCCAAATAGATTTTGTGTATGATGCGGCGTTGTATGCAAGGGAAAGCATCGAGCAGGTCTTTCAGCATTGGATGTATGCACTTCAATTATTCGGTAATAGCTCGGAGCTCCAATTGAATGAATTGGAGCTGTTGACTGCAGATGGTATGAAAAATCAACAGCATTGGGCATCTCGTGATGAATGGCTTGGTAGAGGGAAGACATTAATTCATACGAGATTTGAGGAAATAGCTCGGTTATACGCCAATAGAACAGCAGTTGTATCGGAACAAGAAGAGTTAAGTTATCAAGAATTAAACAATAGAGCTAATATTCTGGCCCATCATCTTCGAGATCGAGGGGTTAAAGAAGGAACAATTGTGGGTCTAATGCTTGAACGTTCTATAGATATGATTGTAGCCATATTGGGAGTACTTAAGGCGGGAGGGGCATATTTGCCCCTAGACGCTGAATATCCCCAAGAACGTTTGTCATACATGCTTCAGGAGAGCGGCGCCAGTCTAATGATAGCTGATCAACCATTAGACTGGGATATTGGCTTGATAGTGTTGAGTGAAATGAATTGGAATGTTGTGAGAGGAAACCTGGTTCCCGTCAATAGAGATAATGACCTAGCTTATATGATTTTCACATCAGGAACAACTGGCCAGCCGAAAGGGGTTATGGTCGAGCATAAAAATGTCATTCAACTTTTATTAGCGAATGGTAAGTTTAATTTTGGGCCAATGGAAGTATGGTCTTGCTGTCATTCATTTTGTTTTGATTTCTCAGTATGGGAAATGTACGGGGCACTCTTGTATGGCGGCAAGCTTATTATTGTATCGAAAATGACAGCAAGGAATCCGAGAGATTTGTTGAACTTGCTTAGGAGAGAGAAGGTAACAATACTTAATCAAACGCCGACCTCTTTCAATATGATTTCTGAGGAGGAGATGGAGCGACAGGATACAGGATTATACCTGCACACCATTATTTTTGGAGGAGAGAAATTGAACCCAGGAATACTCAGAAAGTGGAAAAGTAAGTATCCAATAGTAAAGCTCGTAAACATGTATGGAATTACGGAAACAACGGTGCATACGACTTACAAGGAAATTGACGAAGCTGATATTGAATTAGGGGTAAGCAATATCGGCGTTCCACTAAATCATCACTCATTATTGGTTTTAGATGATAACATGAAAAGGATTCCAATCGGGGCTATTGGAGAACTTTATGTAAGCGGTGAATGTTTGGCTCGCGGATACAAGAACAACCAAGCTTTGACTGATGAGCGTTTTATTCCGCATCCCTATAAGTCGGGAGATAAGTGCTACAGAACAGGGGACTTGGTTAAGTGGAATCGAAACACTGAACTCGTATATATCGGGAGAAAAGATCAGCAGGTGAAAATCCGTGGACATCGAATTGAAATCGGAGAAATTGAGCAGACTGCATTACATTGTCCGTTTGTCACAGATGTTTTCACTAAACTCATTCAGGATGATGACCAGCAAAAACTCTGTTTATATTACGTTTCTCAGCCGATTGTGCCTAATAAAGAACTCAGACAATTTTTTGATGATAAGTTACCGGCCCATATGATTCCAACCTATCTTATATCAATACCCATCATGCCAATCACGATTAACGGGAAGGTAGATAAGAATCAGTTGCCGGATCCTCTATCAGCTTTGTCAATGCCTAGAGAAATCAGAAGAGCCTCTGAGATTAATGAGCGAGTTGTAAGTGATGTTTGGCAAAGTGTTCTAAAAGTAGATGAGCTAAGTTTAGATGATAGCTTTTATGAATTAGGCGGAGATTCTATTAAGGCTATACAAATTGCCTCACGACTGCATTCGCAAGGGATGAACGTTGAAGTCGAACATATTCTCAAATATCCGATTTTGGCCGATCTCATCCCATTCATCGACAATTGTAATGATCAAGTGTTGCACAAAGTGTTTACGGGTGAAACTCAATTAACACCAATTCAACACTGGCTATTTGAATATCCACATGAGTTTGTCAATCACTATAATCAAGGAGTAATGCTTTTTAGCGATCAAAGGTTTGATGCGGAGGTGGTTGAGAAGATTTTTAAGTCAATTACAGACAGACACGACAGCTTAAGAATGACGTTTAACATATGTAATAATGTAATCGTCCCCTATATAAACGAGCGTAGTGGCAAGTATTTTGACCTAGAAGTTATTGATTATCGAGGTGTTCAAGATTATAGGACACAGCTGGAATGCGAAGCAGATAAGCTTCATTCAAAAATTAATATTCAGCAGGGGCCATTAATCAAGATATTAATTGCAAAGGCTAACCATGGTGATCATCTTCTTATTGTAATTCATCACTTAATTGTTGATGGTGTCTCGTGGCGAATATTATTAGAGGAGTTGGATATAGAACTTCGTAGCCTTAAGAATGGCAGTCTATCCGTAAGAAGGCCTACAACTTCTTATCATGAATGGTCAAATTATTTATACGAGCTCTCAGAGAGCGACACTTTGCAGGCTCAAAGGGGATATTGGAAATTTATAAAAGATTGTACTCAGCCTATTTTTGAAAGGGCTAATGGAACATCAAAGTTTAAACCAGTTGAAACGGAAGTGGAGGTTTTGTTCACTGTCGAGGAGACGCGTGTCTTGGTGAAGGAAATTCATCATGCTTTTAATACCCGAGTACATGAAATTTTGATAACAGCATTGGGCATAGCGCTCCATAATTTTACGGGAGATACTGAATTTGTAATCGATTTGGAGGGGCACGGACGAGAAGTAACTGATTCAGGAATTTCATTAACCAAGACGATAGGATGGTTCACTTCAATATTTCCATTTCATTTGAAAGTTTCTGCTCAGGATCTAACTGGAATTATTAAACAAACGAAAGAACAAGTACGTAATATTCCTAATGGGGGACTTGGATTTGGAGTACTTCGTTACTTGCAATCACCGAGTATTATAGATAGATCTTTGGATTTGAAATCGGATATCTTGTTTAACTATCTCGGGGAATTCGATAGTAGTATCGAAGGAAGTATCTTTAGTTTATCCGATATTAATGCGGGCAAGCCAACGCATCCAGATATAACAAGTAAATATGTGTTAGAAATTAATTCTTTAATAGTAGAGGAAAAGTTGAGAGTCACCTTTACGTACGACAGTCAACAATTGGATATAGGGGCTATAGAAAGCTTTACACGAGATTACAAGGAGCAAATTATTAAAATAATGCATTTTTGTAAGGGAAGGGCTAAACAGGAGAAAACTTTATCTGATTTTGCATACAAACAATTGACAAATGATCGATTAAGTGCAATTCAGCAATATTTAGAGAACATAAATTAA